Proteins from a single region of Ziziphus jujuba cultivar Dongzao chromosome 1, ASM3175591v1:
- the LOC107410367 gene encoding histone deacetylase 19 codes for MDSGGNSLPSGPDGVKRKVSYFYDPEVGNYYYGQGHPMKPHRIRMTHALLAHYGLLQHMQVLKPYPARDRDLCRFHADDYVSFLRSITPETQQDQLRQLKRFNVGEDCPVFDGLYNFCQTYAGGSVGGSVKLNHGLCDIAINWAGGLHHAKKCEASGFCYVNDIVLAILELLKQHERVLYVDIDIHHGDGVEEAFYTTDRVMTVSFHKFGDYFPGTGDIRDVGYSKGKYYSLNVPLDDGIDDESYHFLFKPLIGKVMEVFRPGAVVLQCGADSLSGDRLGCFNLSIKGHADCVRYMRSFNVPLLLLGGGGYTIRNVARCWCYETGVALGVEVDDKMPQHEYYEYFGPDYTLHVAPSNMENKNSRQLLEDIRTKLLDNLTKLQHAPSVQFQERPPDTELPEADEDQDDGDERWDPDSDMDVDDERKPLPSRVKKEIVETEVKDQESQKGNAENARGYDAIGNETTGAKAIDTGVNAMAIDEPSVKVEQDTSNKPADQI; via the exons ATGGATTCTGGAGGCAATTCGCTGCCTTCTGGTCCTGATGGAGTGAAGAGAAAGGTGTCCTATTTCTATGACCCAGAAGTGGGTAATTACTATTATGGGCAGGGCCACCCAATGAAGCCCCATCGCATCAGAATGACCCATGCTCTGCTTGCCCATTATGGTTTGCTCCAGCATATGCAGGTGCTCAAGCCCTACCCTGCCAGGGATAGGGACCTATGCCGCTTCCATGCCGATGATTACGTGTCTTTTCTTAGGAGTATCACCCCTGAAACCCAGCAGGACCAGCTGAGGCAGCTCAAGCGTTTCAATGTTGGGGAAGATTGCCCTGTATTTGATGGTCTTTACAACTTTTGCCAGACCTATGCTGGTGGCTCTGTTGGTGGTTCAGTCAAGTTGAATCATGGTCTCTGTGATATTGCTATTAACTGGGCTGGTGGCCTGCACCATGCTAAGAAGTGTGAGGCTTCTGGCTTTTGTTATGTCAACGATATTGTTTTGGCAATCTTGGAGCTTCTTAAACAGCACGAG CGTGTTTTATATGTGGACATTGATATACACCATGGAGATGGTGTGGAGGAGGCATTTTACACAACTGATAGAGTTATGACTGTTTCTTTCCACAAATTTGGAGATTATTTTCCTGGTACAGGGGACATACGTGATGTTGGATATTCAAAAGGGAAATACTACTCTCTTAATGTTCCGCTGGATGATGGGATTGATGATGAGAGCTACCACTTCTTGTTCAAACCACTCATTGGGAAGGTTATGGAAGTTTTTAGGCCTGGTGCTGTGGTTCTTCAGTGTGGTGCTGACTCTTTATCTGGGGACAGGTTGGGATGCTTCAATCTTTCAATTAAGGGACATGCGGATTGTGTCAGATATATGAGATCGTTCAATGTCCCATTGCTACTTCTAGGTGGTGGGGGCTATACCATTAGGAATGTTGCACGCTGCTGGTGCTATGAG ACAGGGGTTGCACTTGGAGTCGAAGTTGATGATAAAATGCCACAGCATGAgtattatgaatattttggCCCGGATTATACTCTTCATGTTGCCCCTAGTAACATGGAAAACAAGAATTCACGACAATTGCTTGAGGACATACGGACTAAGCTACTTGATAATCTGACAAAACTCCAGCATGCACCTAGCGTCCAATTTCAGGAAAGACCTCCTGATACTGAGTTGCCAGAG gcGGATGAAGATCAAGATGATGGAGATGAGAGATGGGATCCAGATTCTGACATGGATGTGGATGATGAacg CAAGCCTTTACCAAGCAgagtaaagaaagaaattgttgAAACTGAGGTTAAAGATCAG GAGAGTCAAAAAGGAAATGCAGAGAATGCTAGAGGCTATGATGCTATAGGGAATGAGACTACCGGTGCGAAG GCCATAGATACGGGTGTTAATGCCATGGCCATAGATGAACCGAGTGTGAAAGTTGAGCAAGATACTTCCAACAAGCCAGCTGATCAGATTTAA